The following coding sequences lie in one Flavobacterium cyclinae genomic window:
- a CDS encoding L-threonylcarbamoyladenylate synthase, which produces MKTEVHNAFEVIKNGGIILYPTDTVWGIGCDATNEEAVKKIYALKQREETKSMIVLLNGERMMYNVFKEIPDVAWQILDLSEKPTTLILDNPRNVAKNIVAEDNTLGVRLVTEPFCFKLMERMKKPLVSTSANISGEPTPKTFKEISPEIIKGVDYVVNLHLDKVCKNPSTIIKLSLDSQVKVIRK; this is translated from the coding sequence ATGAAAACTGAAGTACACAACGCATTTGAAGTCATCAAAAACGGAGGCATTATTTTATATCCAACCGATACGGTTTGGGGAATTGGTTGCGATGCCACCAATGAAGAAGCCGTAAAAAAAATTTATGCTTTAAAACAACGTGAAGAAACCAAAAGCATGATTGTTTTACTTAATGGTGAACGCATGATGTACAACGTTTTCAAAGAAATTCCAGATGTAGCTTGGCAAATTTTAGATTTATCAGAAAAGCCAACTACTTTAATACTAGACAATCCTAGAAATGTTGCCAAAAATATCGTTGCTGAAGATAACACTTTAGGAGTTCGATTAGTTACCGAACCTTTTTGTTTTAAACTAATGGAACGCATGAAAAAACCATTAGTTTCCACTTCAGCTAATATTTCAGGCGAACCTACTCCAAAAACTTTCAAAGAAATTAGTCCCGAAATTATAAAAGGTGTGGACTATGTAGTAAATTTGCACCTCGATAAAGTTTGCAAAAATCCTTCTACGATTATTAAATTAAGTTTAGATAGTCAGGTAAAAGTGATTCGCAAGTAA
- a CDS encoding glycosyltransferase family 2 protein has protein sequence MAISGLVITYNEEKNIGKCIDALFEVCDEVIIVDSLSADNTVKIAEEKGAKVISQKFLGDGPQRTHGLPFCKNDWILNLDADEFLDKDAKEFILNGKYLEGNYDAFSFRVKNFLADELIDFSGWYPDHKVRFFNKKTAKPSEAKVHQKIETTNEKKVAVHILHYGWDSFEQIIAKKNQYSTWHAQQLFDQGKRVNSFKPILNGLTAFVRCYFFKKGIFNGIDGITIALIQAFFSHMKYAKLLKLQRQEKLLKR, from the coding sequence ATGGCAATTAGCGGTTTAGTTATTACTTATAATGAAGAAAAAAATATTGGGAAATGCATCGATGCTTTGTTTGAAGTATGTGATGAAGTTATCATTGTAGATTCGTTAAGTGCTGATAATACAGTGAAAATTGCAGAAGAAAAAGGTGCAAAAGTTATTTCTCAAAAGTTTCTTGGTGATGGACCACAACGTACGCACGGATTGCCTTTTTGTAAAAATGATTGGATTTTAAATTTAGATGCAGACGAGTTTTTAGATAAAGATGCCAAAGAGTTTATCTTAAATGGGAAGTATCTTGAAGGAAACTACGATGCTTTTTCGTTCCGAGTGAAGAACTTTTTAGCTGATGAATTAATCGATTTTTCAGGTTGGTATCCCGATCATAAAGTACGTTTTTTTAACAAGAAAACAGCAAAACCTTCAGAAGCGAAAGTGCATCAAAAAATTGAAACTACTAATGAGAAAAAAGTAGCCGTTCATATTTTACATTACGGTTGGGATTCTTTTGAGCAAATTATCGCTAAGAAAAATCAATATTCTACTTGGCATGCCCAACAACTTTTTGATCAAGGAAAAAGAGTAAACTCTTTTAAACCAATTCTTAATGGATTAACTGCTTTTGTAAGATGTTATTTCTTCAAAAAAGGAATTTTTAATGGAATTGACGGTATTACAATTGCTTTAATACAAGCGTTTTTTTCTCATATGAAATATGCTAAATTGTTGAAATTGCAACGCCAAGAAAAATTATTGAAGCGTTAA
- a CDS encoding sulfatase-like hydrolase/transferase, giving the protein MKYYAFIDNVNSTNANIFIIISQIAHFAVLNSIPLFFSLLVFFVSKNILLTKSVNILLSSLLLILIKLDTIVFSQFRYHLSPMVFKLAFGKRASDIFQFSNENYITAFLFIIGVFGLQILLFFLVNKFYFENKKIEKTIKFTSITLIIIVFISHIGFAWSDANSYRQITQTKNLFPAYYPLTAENLFIKLNLVNKDLSKNEISIETESKTINYPIKKIVNNINNASNKNILIIVIDSWRYDYLTEKITPNIYNFKKKSQEFTNHKSGSNMTTGGIFSMFYGIPATYFDSFTGINKSPVMIDQFIKQEYDINILSSSTVENPPFNKNVFTKVKNLKLNTLGNSPSERDHNIFKSWTNYIENYNQKKPFFGFLFFDSAHGFDFPKKYKAPFKPHLENVDYLAFDDDYDPKSLINRYKNSLHYIDSLIGNIIFQLNKKNKLENTIIIITSDHGQEFNDSNKGYWQHGGNFSKYQINTPFLLYDFNKAPKKYNHLTLHYDIAPTIMNSYLGVSNSPKDYSSGKSLFDTSKRDFFICGYNQKFAIIEPNRITNIYTSGLLDVVDNNLNVLDEEPNDEYIFETMKEIKKFYK; this is encoded by the coding sequence ATGAAATATTATGCTTTTATTGATAATGTAAATTCAACAAATGCAAATATATTTATTATTATTTCACAAATTGCTCATTTTGCCGTTTTAAATAGTATTCCATTATTCTTTTCGCTCTTAGTTTTTTTTGTTTCAAAAAATATATTATTAACAAAATCTGTAAACATTTTATTATCGAGCTTACTTTTAATTCTAATTAAATTAGACACAATAGTTTTTAGTCAATTTAGATATCATCTATCGCCTATGGTTTTTAAATTGGCATTTGGCAAAAGAGCAAGCGATATTTTTCAATTTTCAAATGAAAATTATATTACTGCATTTTTATTTATTATTGGTGTTTTTGGCTTGCAAATTTTATTATTTTTTCTAGTTAACAAATTTTATTTTGAAAATAAAAAAATTGAAAAAACCATAAAATTTACTTCGATAACACTAATAATAATTGTTTTTATTTCTCATATCGGATTTGCATGGTCTGATGCAAATAGTTATAGACAAATAACCCAAACTAAAAATCTATTTCCTGCCTATTATCCTTTAACCGCTGAAAATTTATTTATAAAATTAAATCTTGTAAATAAAGATTTATCTAAAAATGAAATATCAATAGAAACAGAATCCAAAACTATAAATTATCCTATAAAAAAAATTGTTAATAATATTAATAATGCATCTAACAAAAACATTCTCATTATTGTAATCGATTCTTGGAGATATGATTATTTAACTGAAAAGATAACTCCTAACATATATAATTTTAAAAAAAAATCACAAGAATTTACAAATCATAAAAGTGGGTCAAATATGACTACAGGTGGTATATTCTCAATGTTTTATGGAATTCCAGCAACTTATTTTGACTCATTTACTGGAATAAATAAAAGCCCTGTCATGATCGATCAATTCATTAAACAAGAATATGATATCAATATATTAAGTAGTTCTACTGTAGAAAACCCTCCTTTTAATAAAAATGTTTTTACCAAAGTAAAAAATCTTAAGTTAAATACTTTGGGTAATTCGCCTTCTGAAAGAGATCATAATATTTTTAAATCTTGGACCAACTATATTGAAAATTACAATCAAAAAAAACCTTTTTTTGGTTTCTTATTTTTTGATTCTGCCCATGGATTTGATTTTCCGAAAAAATACAAAGCCCCCTTTAAACCTCATCTTGAAAATGTTGATTATTTAGCTTTTGATGATGATTATGATCCAAAATCACTAATTAATAGGTACAAAAATAGTTTACATTATATTGATAGTTTAATTGGTAATATAATATTTCAATTGAATAAAAAAAATAAATTAGAAAACACTATTATAATTATAACCTCTGATCATGGACAAGAATTTAATGATTCTAATAAAGGATATTGGCAACATGGTGGAAATTTTTCAAAATACCAAATAAACACTCCATTTCTATTATATGATTTTAATAAAGCCCCAAAAAAATATAATCATTTAACACTACACTACGATATTGCACCAACAATCATGAATAGTTATTTAGGAGTTAGTAATAGTCCTAAAGATTATTCTTCTGGAAAAAGCTTGTTTGATACTTCAAAAAGAGATTTTTTTATATGTGGATATAATCAAAAATTTGCCATAATAGAACCAAATAGAATAACCAACATATATACATCTGGTTTATTAGACGTTGTAGACAATAATTTAAACGTCTTAGATGAAGAACCAAATGATGAATATATATTTGAGACTATGAAAGAAATAAAAAAATTTTATAAATAA
- a CDS encoding acyltransferase family protein, which produces MDYQIGILIIFIVILVIVSVLVSNSLIKIPVTNVKYPEIDGLRGYLAFFVFIHHSYIWYNFLKTDIWEKPKSNLFNHLGETSVVFFFIITAFLFISKILDKNTIDYNWKKYLIARFYRLFPIYFFSICIIFILIAIISKLKRNDSFFNLIKQIINWILFTIDGPKNINNINNTFILNAGVTWTLPYEWMFYFLLPVFAVILKIKVNYKIIVGFVIAFLIILSIYKPSFKNFVPFIFGIAIGLLMKEKKYQFFKKSIYTFIALFLLFISINYFHSGRKIIPILISFFVLFIIANGNSFFGLLSNSFSRKLGQITYSIYLLHGIILFTVFYFFIGFEKASKLSQIEHWSIIALTIFPVILLSQITYKYIELPSMNLKNK; this is translated from the coding sequence ATGGATTACCAAATAGGGATTTTAATTATTTTTATAGTAATATTAGTTATTGTATCTGTTTTAGTATCCAATTCTCTTATTAAAATCCCAGTAACTAATGTTAAATACCCTGAAATAGATGGCTTACGAGGATATTTAGCATTTTTTGTTTTTATTCATCACAGCTATATTTGGTATAATTTTTTAAAAACAGATATCTGGGAAAAGCCTAAATCTAATTTATTCAATCATTTAGGCGAAACAAGTGTAGTATTTTTTTTTATTATTACCGCATTTTTGTTTATTTCAAAAATACTCGATAAAAACACAATAGATTATAATTGGAAAAAATATCTCATTGCTCGATTTTATAGATTATTTCCAATTTATTTTTTTTCCATTTGTATTATTTTTATTCTTATTGCAATTATTTCAAAGTTAAAACGTAACGATTCATTTTTCAATTTAATAAAACAAATAATTAACTGGATTTTATTCACTATTGATGGCCCAAAAAACATTAACAATATAAATAATACATTCATTCTAAACGCAGGAGTTACCTGGACTTTACCTTATGAATGGATGTTTTATTTCTTATTACCCGTTTTTGCAGTTATTCTAAAAATTAAAGTAAACTATAAAATTATAGTTGGTTTTGTTATTGCATTTTTAATTATTTTAAGTATCTATAAACCATCTTTTAAAAATTTTGTGCCTTTTATTTTTGGAATAGCAATAGGGTTATTAATGAAAGAAAAAAAATATCAATTTTTTAAGAAATCAATATATACATTTATAGCATTATTTCTGCTTTTTATATCAATTAATTATTTCCATAGCGGAAGAAAAATAATTCCTATACTAATTTCATTTTTTGTCCTTTTTATTATTGCTAACGGAAATTCCTTTTTTGGTCTTTTATCAAATTCTTTCTCAAGAAAATTGGGTCAAATAACATATAGTATCTATTTACTTCACGGAATTATTTTGTTCACAGTTTTCTATTTTTTTATAGGATTTGAAAAAGCATCAAAATTATCACAAATTGAGCATTGGTCAATTATTGCACTTACCATATTTCCAGTTATTCTATTAAGTCAAATTACTTATAAATACATAGAATTGCCTTCAATGAATTTAAAAAATAAATAG
- a CDS encoding glycosyltransferase family 2 protein, with translation MKLSVIITTYNSEEWLQKVLVGYSIQTEQDFEVVIADDGSTEKTKAVIESFQNQFKFPIVHVWQDDNGFQKCKILNKAILKTKSEYLLFTDGDCIPRKDFVAQHIKYQEEGYFLSGGYFKLPMETSHKISLENIQNQDCFSISWLIKNGVSKTFKLSKLTKITLFANFMNWLTPTKRTFNGHNTSCFKKDLIAINGFNEEMQYGGLDREVGERLFNYGILSKQIRYSAVCLHLDHKRGYATPETWEKNNTIRNYNKKHNVTFIENGLSNYLNE, from the coding sequence ATGAAATTATCGGTAATTATTACTACTTACAATTCAGAAGAATGGCTTCAAAAAGTGCTTGTTGGGTATAGCATCCAAACTGAGCAAGACTTTGAGGTTGTTATTGCTGATGATGGTTCTACCGAAAAAACAAAGGCAGTAATTGAATCTTTTCAAAACCAATTTAAGTTTCCAATTGTTCATGTTTGGCAAGACGATAATGGGTTTCAAAAATGTAAAATCTTAAACAAAGCCATTTTAAAAACGAAATCCGAATATTTACTTTTTACCGATGGTGATTGTATTCCGCGAAAGGATTTTGTTGCCCAACATATAAAATACCAAGAGGAAGGCTATTTTCTTTCTGGAGGCTATTTTAAATTACCAATGGAAACGTCTCATAAAATTTCTCTTGAAAACATTCAAAATCAAGATTGTTTTTCGATTTCTTGGTTAATAAAAAATGGAGTTTCCAAAACGTTTAAATTATCAAAACTGACCAAAATTACACTTTTTGCGAATTTCATGAATTGGTTAACACCTACAAAACGTACCTTCAACGGACATAATACTTCTTGTTTTAAGAAAGATTTAATTGCCATAAATGGTTTTAACGAAGAAATGCAATATGGTGGATTAGATAGGGAAGTGGGGGAACGTTTATTCAATTACGGAATTTTATCGAAGCAAATTCGTTATAGTGCTGTTTGTTTGCATTTAGATCACAAAAGAGGTTATGCTACTCCAGAAACTTGGGAGAAAAATAACACCATTCGAAATTATAATAAAAAACACAATGTGACTTTTATTGAAAATGGTTTGTCTAATTACCTTAACGAATAA
- a CDS encoding glycosyltransferase, whose translation MKLSVAVCTFNGEKYISEQLNSIINQTLAVNEIIICDDQSSDSTIEIINSFIEKYPTLIKLYQNKINLNVNKNFEKAITLSTGDYIFLSDQDDVWEKNKVFKIMEIFNSNKNAEGVFSNGYLINDCSEKVVNKSLWENVLFLEHFIKSPADLYNYGTTIRNMVTGATLCIKKETKEFIFPFPKTNSIYHDEWIALILSYRKTLLYSREKLISYRIHSNQQIGVTNPIKLKENTIIINSILNKTKKIKYKHLYLIYKSYFRNYNKFTALKKNYIYSINFDIDFIINNNKQYIIEINKKMKKSSVFLYYLNKFKDKIANKRQLN comes from the coding sequence ATGAAATTATCAGTAGCAGTTTGCACCTTTAATGGAGAAAAATATATTTCAGAACAACTGAATTCTATAATAAACCAAACTTTAGCAGTAAATGAAATAATTATATGTGACGATCAATCTAGTGACTCAACAATTGAAATAATTAATTCATTTATAGAAAAATATCCGACTTTAATAAAATTATATCAAAATAAAATTAATTTAAATGTCAATAAGAATTTTGAAAAAGCGATAACATTATCGACAGGAGATTATATATTTTTGAGCGATCAAGATGATGTTTGGGAAAAAAACAAGGTATTTAAAATTATGGAAATATTTAATTCCAATAAAAATGCAGAAGGTGTTTTTTCAAACGGTTATTTAATTAATGATTGTAGTGAAAAAGTAGTAAATAAAAGTCTATGGGAAAACGTTTTGTTTCTTGAACATTTTATTAAATCTCCAGCAGATCTCTATAATTATGGAACAACTATAAGAAATATGGTAACTGGAGCAACATTATGTATAAAAAAAGAAACTAAAGAATTTATATTTCCCTTTCCAAAAACAAATAGTATTTATCATGATGAATGGATTGCTTTAATATTATCTTACAGAAAAACATTATTATATAGTAGAGAAAAACTTATTTCATATAGAATACATTCTAACCAACAAATTGGTGTAACAAATCCAATTAAATTAAAAGAGAACACTATAATTATTAATTCAATTTTAAATAAAACAAAAAAAATAAAATATAAACATTTATATTTAATTTACAAATCTTATTTCAGAAATTATAATAAATTTACAGCACTTAAAAAAAATTATATTTATTCAATAAATTTTGATATCGATTTTATAATTAATAATAACAAACAATATATAATAGAAATTAATAAAAAAATGAAAAAATCATCAGTTTTTTTATATTATTTAAATAAATTTAAAGATAAAATAGCAAACAAAAGACAACTTAACTAA
- a CDS encoding LTA synthase family protein, with amino-acid sequence MTNYLSSVKLFFKRYLLVLFFYQICRLLFFFFNKNAFENVAAKSFLGGILFDISALAFINIIFALFHFIPGNFKYKTRYQKTLKISFFVINFVFILTNFVDFEYYKFTGRRSTFGMITASGMENEIGGLIFSFLIEFWHLPLLAILLGVTFWKLIPSLKMMAEQNADWSLIAKQTGIFLLLMGFILLLGRGGIQKKPIGIVSAVNYGSINQSALVLNTPFCILKTIGKKETLESPKYYSEQELNSIFSPITEFKTEGNPNKKNVVIIILESFGRENIQRGQTPFLDELIKKSLFFENGFANGKLSIDAVPSTLSSIPSLMNTSLITSSYSINEVYGLPKILKENGYQTAFFHGAFNGSQNFDQYCKVAGFDNYFGKNEYVGPEAFDGRWGIFDEEFMQYFSSKMTEFKQPFFSTIFTISSHNPYIIPEKYKGKFPKGTTKIQESIAYADFALKRFFETASKQEWYKNTLFVITADHTSSEPTEKKFKTNVGKFRVPILFFDPSNPSMVGKNLKNLQQIDIMPSIIDYLNIDSKMITYGKSYQSDKDFVVYYLDNIYHYVSGDYYLAFDGKKSIGLYNFKNDELLKTNLMKIEKAKATEMERFIKAYIQSFNERMIGNKLTLQ; translated from the coding sequence AAAGTTTCTTAGGCGGAATCCTTTTCGATATTTCTGCTCTTGCTTTCATTAATATAATTTTTGCTTTATTTCATTTTATTCCAGGAAATTTTAAATATAAAACAAGATATCAAAAAACATTAAAAATATCTTTCTTCGTAATTAACTTTGTATTTATACTAACCAATTTTGTGGATTTTGAATACTACAAATTCACTGGTAGAAGAAGTACATTTGGAATGATAACTGCGAGTGGAATGGAAAACGAAATTGGCGGTTTGATCTTTTCTTTTTTAATTGAATTTTGGCACTTACCTCTATTAGCAATTTTATTAGGAGTTACTTTTTGGAAATTAATTCCTAGTCTTAAAATGATGGCAGAACAAAATGCTGATTGGTCTTTAATAGCAAAACAAACAGGTATTTTTTTACTATTAATGGGCTTTATCTTATTACTTGGACGTGGTGGAATCCAAAAAAAACCTATAGGTATTGTTAGTGCTGTAAATTATGGTTCTATTAATCAATCGGCACTTGTTTTAAACACACCTTTTTGTATTTTAAAAACCATTGGTAAAAAAGAAACTCTAGAATCCCCAAAATATTATTCAGAACAAGAATTAAATAGTATTTTTAGTCCTATAACTGAGTTTAAAACAGAGGGAAATCCAAACAAAAAAAATGTAGTAATCATTATTTTAGAAAGTTTTGGAAGAGAAAATATTCAACGTGGACAAACACCTTTTTTAGATGAATTAATCAAGAAATCGTTGTTTTTTGAAAACGGATTTGCCAATGGAAAACTATCTATTGATGCGGTTCCTTCAACCCTTTCTAGCATTCCAAGTTTAATGAATACTTCTTTGATTACTTCTAGTTATTCTATAAATGAAGTTTACGGCTTACCAAAAATTTTAAAAGAAAACGGCTATCAAACAGCATTTTTTCATGGTGCTTTCAACGGAAGTCAGAATTTTGACCAATACTGTAAAGTAGCTGGTTTTGACAATTATTTCGGTAAAAACGAATATGTGGGCCCAGAAGCATTTGATGGAAGATGGGGCATTTTTGATGAAGAATTTATGCAATATTTTTCAAGTAAAATGACCGAATTCAAACAACCATTTTTCAGTACAATTTTTACAATTTCATCGCATAATCCATACATTATTCCAGAAAAATACAAAGGAAAATTTCCAAAAGGAACTACTAAAATTCAGGAAAGTATTGCCTATGCTGATTTTGCTTTAAAACGATTTTTTGAAACAGCTTCAAAACAAGAATGGTACAAAAACACTCTTTTTGTTATTACAGCAGATCATACATCATCAGAACCTACTGAGAAAAAATTCAAAACAAATGTTGGGAAATTTAGAGTCCCAATATTATTCTTTGATCCTTCAAATCCTTCTATGGTTGGAAAAAATCTAAAGAATTTACAACAAATTGACATTATGCCATCGATTATTGATTATTTGAATATCGATAGTAAAATGATTACGTATGGTAAATCGTATCAGTCCGACAAGGATTTTGTAGTGTATTATTTAGATAACATTTACCATTATGTATCGGGAGATTATTATTTAGCTTTTGACGGAAAAAAATCAATTGGATTGTATAATTTCAAGAATGATGAATTGCTAAAAACCAATTTAATGAAAATCGAAAAAGCAAAAGCAACCGAAATGGAAAGGTTTATAAAAGCGTATATTCAATCATTTAATGAAAGAATGATTGGAAATAAATTAACGCTTCAATAA
- a CDS encoding glycosyltransferase family 9 protein gives MKILVIQQKRIGDVLTSTILSNNLKQKYPNAQVDYMCYANCVDVLKNNPNIDNIIVLEEKVRKNYLSLFQFIFKIRSTKYDAVIDAYSKLETNLITLFSGAKYKISYKKGYSNIFYNYNIERLKNGTKSDIGLAIINRLRLLKPLIEEEITDYKPKVFLTDLEINQAKEMLSKFPLKKDKPTFMIGILGSEWYKTYPFEKMAELLDFTVQTTDANLLFNYIPKQKEEAQKIFDLCQPETQQRIYFDLYANDLRSFLGLLSQCDALIGNEGGSVNMAKALFVPTFSLFSPSVDKETWQIFEDEKNISIHLKDLKPEIYTEFDEKYIKENTFKYFEEYPIALIKEKLKGFFEIIR, from the coding sequence ATGAAAATTTTAGTCATACAACAAAAGCGAATTGGAGACGTACTTACCTCAACTATTCTATCCAATAATTTGAAGCAAAAATATCCGAATGCGCAAGTGGACTACATGTGCTACGCCAATTGTGTTGATGTACTAAAAAACAATCCAAACATTGATAATATTATTGTTTTGGAAGAAAAAGTGCGAAAAAATTATCTTTCCCTTTTTCAATTTATTTTCAAAATTAGAAGCACCAAATATGATGCAGTGATTGATGCTTATAGTAAGTTGGAAACCAATTTAATTACACTATTCTCTGGCGCTAAATATAAAATTTCATATAAAAAAGGATATTCAAATATATTCTATAATTACAATATTGAACGATTAAAAAACGGCACAAAATCGGATATTGGATTGGCAATTATTAACCGTTTACGTTTACTAAAACCACTTATTGAAGAAGAAATTACCGATTATAAACCAAAAGTATTTTTAACGGACTTGGAAATTAATCAAGCAAAGGAAATGCTATCAAAATTTCCATTAAAAAAAGACAAACCAACCTTTATGATTGGGATTTTAGGTAGTGAATGGTACAAAACCTATCCGTTTGAAAAAATGGCAGAATTGTTAGATTTCACCGTTCAAACAACTGATGCGAATTTACTTTTTAATTACATTCCGAAACAAAAAGAAGAGGCTCAAAAAATCTTCGATTTGTGTCAACCCGAAACACAACAACGCATTTATTTTGATTTGTATGCCAATGATTTACGTTCATTTTTAGGCTTATTGTCGCAATGTGATGCTTTAATTGGCAACGAAGGCGGAAGTGTAAATATGGCAAAAGCATTGTTTGTTCCAACTTTTTCACTTTTTTCTCCGAGTGTTGATAAAGAAACTTGGCAAATTTTTGAAGATGAGAAAAACATCTCTATTCATTTAAAAGATTTGAAACCCGAAATTTATACTGAATTCGACGAGAAATACATTAAAGAAAACACCTTTAAATATTTTGAAGAATATCCGATTGCTTTAATAAAAGAGAAATTAAAGGGTTTCTTTGAAATTATTCGTTAA
- a CDS encoding lipopolysaccharide kinase InaA family protein, protein MKFFINNKFEYILKKVTFLIDNFLIEGKILVNGQRNTIKLFKVEDITLNIKSFKKPNLINKIAYRYFRKSKARRSFEFASKLMEMQIGTPNPVAFFENYDFIGLKESYYACEHLENVFEFREIVQNEAFENRDFIIRKFTQFTFEMHEKGIEFLDHSPGNTLIRKNTDGSYSFFLVDLNRMKFHESLDFKTRMKNLSKITHKKDMIVVMSNEYAKLSGEDETIIFETMWGLTADFQYRFHRKKRIKKKLKFWKK, encoded by the coding sequence ATGAAGTTTTTTATTAATAATAAATTTGAATACATACTAAAAAAAGTCACTTTTTTAATTGATAATTTTTTAATCGAAGGAAAAATTCTTGTAAATGGTCAAAGAAATACTATTAAATTATTTAAAGTTGAAGATATTACGTTAAATATAAAATCATTTAAAAAACCCAATTTAATAAACAAAATTGCGTATAGATATTTCAGAAAATCTAAAGCGCGTCGTTCTTTTGAGTTTGCTTCAAAATTGATGGAAATGCAAATTGGCACCCCCAACCCAGTAGCATTTTTTGAAAATTATGATTTTATAGGGCTAAAAGAAAGTTATTACGCTTGCGAACATCTTGAAAATGTTTTCGAATTTAGAGAAATTGTGCAAAATGAAGCTTTTGAAAATAGAGATTTTATCATTAGAAAGTTTACCCAATTCACTTTTGAAATGCATGAAAAAGGTATTGAATTCTTAGATCATTCACCAGGAAATACCTTAATTCGAAAAAATACAGATGGAAGTTATTCCTTTTTTCTTGTGGATTTGAATCGAATGAAGTTTCATGAATCGCTTGATTTTAAAACCCGAATGAAAAATTTATCGAAAATCACACATAAAAAAGACATGATTGTTGTGATGAGTAATGAGTATGCAAAACTTTCGGGTGAAGATGAAACTATTATTTTTGAAACCATGTGGGGATTAACGGCCGATTTCCAATATCGCTTTCACCGAAAAAAAAGAATCAAAAAGAAATTAAAGTTCTGGAAAAAGTAG
- a CDS encoding FkbM family methyltransferase → MIRHLYFFKNVRKNINFIDSIIIVILLKLKTKKIPLPILGRTVYIRKKTKDRETFEEVFNHNIYNLKLPIEPQTIIDAGANVGLATLFFKIKYPKSKIVSLEIESGNVEMIHKNLKGLKDIEIVHKGLFNKKGFFKVEDPFNATNSFVIKEVTSSEKYDIESTTIDELIETYKFKTVDILKIDIEGAEKDLFEKNYENWLPKVKVIMVETHDRMISKCAYTVMNTLDKYNFMLYTTTEGTLYYYNTSLIEI, encoded by the coding sequence ATGATCAGACATCTATATTTTTTTAAAAACGTTAGAAAAAACATCAATTTTATTGACTCAATAATTATCGTAATTTTATTAAAACTTAAAACAAAAAAAATACCTTTACCTATTTTAGGTAGAACAGTATACATAAGAAAAAAAACAAAAGATAGAGAAACATTTGAAGAAGTGTTCAATCATAACATCTATAATTTAAAATTACCTATTGAACCGCAAACAATTATAGATGCTGGAGCAAATGTTGGTTTAGCAACATTATTTTTTAAGATAAAATATCCTAAATCTAAAATAGTTTCTCTAGAAATTGAATCTGGAAATGTGGAAATGATTCATAAAAACCTTAAAGGTTTAAAAGATATTGAAATAGTTCATAAAGGGTTATTTAATAAAAAAGGGTTTTTTAAAGTTGAAGATCCTTTTAATGCAACAAATAGTTTTGTAATAAAAGAAGTGACTTCGTCAGAAAAATACGATATAGAATCTACAACTATAGATGAACTAATTGAAACCTATAAATTTAAAACCGTAGATATTTTGAAAATTGATATAGAAGGTGCAGAAAAAGATTTATTTGAAAAAAATTATGAAAATTGGTTACCAAAAGTTAAAGTAATTATGGTTGAAACTCACGACAGAATGATTTCTAAATGTGCCTACACAGTTATGAATACGCTAGATAAATATAACTTTATGCTATATACAACAACCGAAGGGACATTATATTACTATAACACATCATTAATTGAAATATAA